A section of the Pseudorasbora parva isolate DD20220531a chromosome 2, ASM2467924v1, whole genome shotgun sequence genome encodes:
- the ddx5 gene encoding probable ATP-dependent RNA helicase DDX5 isoform X6, which produces MPGYSDRDRGRDRGSYSSGPPRFGGSRNGPPPGKKFGNPGDRLRKKHWNLDELPKFEKNFYQEHHEVSRRPPQDVEHYRRSKEITVKGRDCPKPIMKFHEASFPNYVMDVITKQNWTDPTPIQAQGWPVALSGKDMVGIAQTGSGKTLSYLLPAIVHINHQPFLEHGDGPICLVLAPTRELAQQVQQVAAEYGKASRLKSTCIYGGAPKGPQIRDLERGVEICIATPGRLIDFLEVGKTNLRRCTYLVLDEADRMLDMGFEPQIRKILDQIRPDRQTLMWSATWPKEVRQLAEDFLKEYVQINVGALQLSANHNILQIVDVCNDGEKEDKLIRLLEEIMSEKENKTIIFVETKRRCDDLTRRMRRDGWPAMGIHGDKSQQERDWVLNEFKYGKAPILIATDVASRGLDVEDVKFVINYDYPNNSEDYIHRIGRTARSQKTGTAYTFFTPNNMKQAHDLVSVLREANQAINPKLIQMAEDRGGKSNWSFKGRARWGV; this is translated from the exons ATGCCTGGATATTCCGACAGAGACCGCGGTCGTGACAGAGG tAGCTACAGCAGTGGCCCCCCACGTTTTGGAGGAAGCAGAAATGGGCCTCCTCCGGGTAAGAAGTTTGGGAATCCAGGCGACCGTCTCCGGAAAAAGCACTGGAACCTGGATGAGCTCCCCAAGTTTGAGAAGAACTTCTACCAGGAGCACCATGAAGTTTCTCGGAGGCCACCT CAAGACGTTGAGCACTACAGGAGAAGCAAAGAGATCACCGTGAAGGGTAGAGACTGTCCCAAACCCATCATGAAATTCCACGAAGCAAGCTTTCCAA ACTATGTGATGGATGTGATCACCAAACAGAACTGGACTGATCCAACCCCTATCCAAGCTCAGGGGTGGCCCGTTGCACTTAGTGGCAAAGATATGGTCGGCATTGCACAGACCGGCTCAGGAAAAACCCTCTCG TACTTGCTTCCTGCTATTGTTCACATAAACCACCAACCATTCCTGGAGCACGGAGATGGCCCCATT TGCTTGGTGTTGGCTCCCACCCGTGAGTTGGCACAGCAGGTCCAGCAGGTGGCAGCAGAGTATGGCAAAGCCTCTCGTCTCAAGTCCACCTGTATCTATGGAGGTGCTCCCAAAGGACCACAAATTAGGGACCTGGAACGGG GAGTTGAGATCTGCATTGCGACACCTGGAAGGCTTATTGATTTCCTTGAAGTCGGAAAAACAAATCTGCGCAGATGCACTTATCTTGTACTGGACGAAGCTGACAGGATGCTTGACATGGGTTTTGAACCTCAGATTCGGAAAATCTTGGACCAAATTAGA CCAGACCGACAGACTCTAATGTGGAGCGCTACGTGGCCCAAAGAGGTGAGGCAGCTGGCTGAGGACTTCCTGAAGGAGTACGTACAGATCAATGTTGGTGCTCTGCAGCTCAGTGCCAACCACAACATCCTACAGATTGTCGACGTTTGCAATGATGGCGAGAAGGAGGACAA ACTGATACGTCTGCTGGAGGAAATCATGAGTGAGAAGGAGAACAAGACCATTATCTTTGTTGAGACCAAAAGGAGGTGTGACGATCTTACTAGGAGGATGCGTAGGGATGG GTGGCCAGCAATGGGTATCCATGGAGACAAAAGCCAGCAGGAAAGAGATTGGGTGCTCAATG AATTCAAATATGGAAAAGCGCCCATCCTCATTGCCACAGATGTCGCCTCCAGAGGACTAG ATGTGGAGGACGTCAAATTTGTCATAAACTATGACTACCCCAACAATTCCGAGGACTACATTCACCGCATTGGCCGTACGGCTCGCAGTCAGAAAACTGGCACGGCGTACACTTTCTTTACGCCCAACAACATGAAACAGGCTCACGACCTCGTCTCTGTCCTCCGGGAGGCCAACCAAGCCATAAACCCCAAGCTCATCCAAATGGCCGAAGACAGAGGAGGTAAATCCAATTG GTCGTTCAAGGGGAGGGCGAGGTGGGGGGTATAG